A genomic stretch from Candidatus Eisenbacteria bacterium includes:
- a CDS encoding TetR/AcrR family transcriptional regulator — protein sequence MVQGFRNRDMNNLTLREKEKLRRRKQILGAARRVFGRRGFHESTLAEIAREAHLGKATLYWYFADKATLLRAVFEDAINEQLRAVEQVIHDVPDCRSRLEAIALGQFEHFVKNQYVLRISTSETGFAMDQMKRELKSFLMSKYGIYVRLLESVFVSGMRKKEIRNIDAEQMSHLFISMLHSIAWTWHVRGVKPQPDKDARQVCDMVFEGLRKR from the coding sequence ATGGTTCAGGGGTTTCGTAACAGGGACATGAACAACCTCACCTTACGCGAAAAGGAAAAGCTCAGACGCAGGAAGCAGATACTCGGCGCCGCCAGAAGGGTCTTTGGCAGGAGAGGCTTCCACGAGTCCACCCTCGCAGAGATCGCAAGGGAAGCCCATCTCGGCAAGGCGACGCTATACTGGTACTTTGCTGACAAGGCCACGCTTCTGAGAGCCGTGTTCGAGGACGCCATTAACGAACAGCTTCGTGCCGTTGAGCAAGTCATCCACGACGTGCCCGATTGTCGCTCGCGGCTTGAGGCGATTGCGCTAGGACAATTTGAGCATTTCGTAAAGAACCAGTACGTCCTCAGGATCTCCACTTCGGAGACCGGCTTTGCAATGGACCAGATGAAGAGAGAACTCAAGAGTTTTCTCATGAGCAAGTATGGCATTTACGTGAGACTGCTTGAGAGTGTCTTTGTTTCCGGCATGAGAAAGAAGGAAATAAGAAATATAGACGCCGAGCAGATGTCTCATCTCTTTATCTCGATGCTGCATTCTATTGCCTGGACTTGGCACGTGCGCGGAGTGAAACCTCAGCCCGACAAGGACGCCCGCCAGGTATGCGACATGGTCTTCGAGGGGTTGCGAAAGCGATGA
- a CDS encoding TolC family protein, producing MLSRAFATRILTREIFLLAVSGLICVAFCPVGLAADRTAGAPSTTQNTATEGQGLSAIATTTTPATQIEAPNKLSLDQSIEIALRNNKQLLVQRQEVERMKGQVTQARATAFPSLSGNASYVKSQGKMNYGGSGGFTFNLDDSYYGGSLSLVQPIYTAGRVGGALRAAHAARSYAQENLLATTKDVVYAVKASFGAVLLAQEMATLAKESLELADAHLANVDQLFKQGVASEYELIRAKVQVAQLLPDRIKAENELDRALIVFRNTLGLPADDKVAPEGELERKDVEITTADAFRLAKENSHELAAARLRVSGMKAALDVAKSDRYPSLSFVGAALMETKEPRWKSEDWRSRTWTASLALSIPMFDGLRTKGKISQTKAEYEQAGLYAAQTEDAVRLEVEQSVSQLAQARQLIQSQVASIEQAQKGLDIANIRYKNGVGTQLEVLDAQVALSTARTNYFTSVYEYFMAVAALERATSVTFE from the coding sequence ATGTTAAGTAGAGCGTTCGCCACGAGAATCTTGACCCGCGAAATATTCTTGCTCGCTGTCTCGGGCCTGATATGTGTCGCTTTCTGCCCGGTGGGTCTCGCCGCTGATCGCACAGCCGGTGCCCCGTCTACGACTCAGAACACGGCCACGGAGGGCCAGGGGCTTTCTGCAATCGCTACCACCACGACGCCGGCAACACAGATCGAAGCGCCCAACAAGCTGAGCCTGGATCAGAGCATTGAGATTGCGCTTCGGAACAACAAACAGCTTCTCGTCCAGAGGCAAGAAGTCGAACGAATGAAGGGACAGGTTACGCAGGCCCGCGCGACGGCGTTTCCCAGCCTTTCGGGAAACGCGAGCTACGTCAAGAGCCAAGGCAAGATGAATTATGGAGGAAGTGGCGGCTTCACCTTCAACCTGGATGACTCCTATTACGGAGGAAGCCTCTCTCTCGTCCAGCCGATCTACACGGCCGGTCGGGTGGGAGGCGCACTCAGGGCCGCCCACGCCGCGAGGAGCTACGCGCAAGAGAATCTCCTCGCCACTACGAAGGACGTCGTCTACGCGGTGAAGGCGTCTTTCGGCGCGGTCCTGCTCGCCCAGGAAATGGCGACTCTCGCAAAGGAATCGCTGGAATTGGCCGACGCGCATCTTGCGAACGTCGATCAGCTTTTCAAGCAGGGTGTGGCGTCTGAATACGAGCTGATCCGCGCGAAGGTGCAGGTTGCGCAGCTTCTGCCGGATCGCATAAAGGCCGAGAATGAGCTCGACCGTGCGTTGATTGTCTTTAGAAACACGCTCGGTCTTCCGGCCGACGACAAGGTTGCGCCCGAGGGCGAGCTCGAACGGAAAGACGTCGAGATAACGACGGCGGATGCTTTCCGACTTGCAAAGGAGAACAGTCACGAACTTGCTGCCGCGAGGTTGCGCGTGAGTGGGATGAAGGCAGCTCTTGACGTTGCGAAATCCGATAGATACCCGAGCCTCTCTTTTGTGGGAGCCGCGCTGATGGAAACCAAAGAGCCTCGGTGGAAATCGGAAGACTGGCGGTCCAGGACGTGGACTGCGTCTCTGGCGCTGTCAATCCCGATGTTTGATGGGCTGAGGACGAAGGGAAAAATAAGCCAGACGAAGGCCGAGTATGAACAGGCCGGCCTCTACGCCGCCCAGACTGAGGACGCGGTGAGACTCGAGGTTGAACAGTCCGTTTCCCAACTGGCTCAGGCAAGACAACTGATTCAGTCGCAGGTGGCTTCCATAGAGCAGGCTCAGAAGGGCCTGGACATCGCGAATATTCGCTACAAGAACGGTGTCGGTACGCAACTTGAAGTGCTCGATGCTCAGGTGGCATTGAGCACGGCCAGGACGAATTACTTCACGTCCGTATACGAGTATTTCATGGCCGTGGCCGCGTTGGAGCGCGCAACGAGTGTCACGTTCGAATAA
- a CDS encoding response regulator yields the protein MKKVLVADDEARIRLLYEEVLTEAGYEVVLAQDGRQACEKFISEKPDLVILDIKMPGMHGVEVLQRMKDVDKNTPVIISTAYQKMETDAVLSTSDVAAFIKKPVDLNHLRAEVKRILEESEKQVVTEPQRTGTSN from the coding sequence ATGAAGAAGGTACTTGTGGCGGACGACGAGGCGAGGATACGCCTTCTCTACGAAGAAGTTCTTACCGAGGCGGGCTATGAGGTTGTGCTGGCCCAGGACGGGAGGCAGGCCTGTGAAAAGTTCATTTCCGAGAAACCCGATTTGGTGATTCTCGACATCAAGATGCCGGGGATGCACGGGGTCGAGGTCCTGCAACGGATGAAGGACGTGGACAAGAACACTCCGGTAATAATCAGCACGGCCTACCAGAAAATGGAGACCGATGCCGTGCTAAGCACGTCGGACGTGGCCGCCTTCATCAAGAAGCCCGTGGATCTGAATCACCTTCGCGCGGAAGTAAAGCGGATACTGGAGGAAAGCGAGAAGCAAGTGGTTACCGAGCCGCAAAGAACCGGCACCTCGAACTGA
- a CDS encoding ABC-F family ATP-binding cassette domain-containing protein, which yields MALVTTHDLGKSFGLVDVFAGLSLSVPRGARIAVVGPNGIGKTSLLRVIAGKEPPSAGTVHRSRGLTIGYLPQESVFESANTLWDECLIPLAHLLAQQKELTRLEAEMVAGGNDAAVGNAGGAGGIAETGNAAGETAGAGDTAVAGNTGRSVEDTLERYGALQARFEEAGGYTYETRIRQVLTGLGFSPDEYALPLTCLSGGQRTRALLARLLIEKPGLLILDEPTNHLDVSAVEWLESYIRDWDGAVLIVSHDRYLLDKVCNNVWEMSRAGVEAYRGNYSHYLRQRQERWDRRSTEFEAEKARLEKEMDYVKRNIAAQNVAQARGRLKRMSRQIQAIEQIGLDAMRGRKWLNISEDVQTTTGVMTAEEAERRIKSLRNPIHRPKELKFRLAAGQRGGNIVLRTRDLAVGYPGNHLFTVPDIDLQRLGCVALIGPNGSGKTTFLKVILGKLPPLSGEAQVGASLDVGYFAQAHEGLNLDNTLMQEIESVAPRMLVDAIRGYLARYLFTGEDVFKKVQVLSGGERGRLALAKLALSNANLLLLDEPTNHLDIPSQEVLQNVLVDFDGTIILVSHDRFLIDALATQVWEIDRDHAVLKIFEGTYSEYRASGGSPGVSGTAARAPAVGSSAAQGSAAGGSAMRDSITRGPALQGPTSQGPAAPSSAAPRSAADDSHLQKGDAFRKARAAKNREIAEERRALARERRRKARIAELEGRIAILQEEVTRLGGSLADPPSDRAEILRLGEEYMRTESEMEALIAEWENLQG from the coding sequence ATGGCACTAGTAACCACGCATGACCTCGGGAAATCTTTCGGCCTGGTAGATGTTTTCGCCGGTTTGTCTCTGAGTGTCCCTCGCGGGGCGCGCATTGCCGTGGTCGGGCCGAACGGAATCGGGAAAACGAGCCTGCTGCGCGTCATCGCAGGGAAGGAACCTCCCTCCGCGGGTACGGTCCACCGCTCTCGGGGCCTCACGATCGGCTACTTGCCACAGGAATCTGTTTTCGAATCGGCTAACACTCTCTGGGACGAATGCCTGATTCCTCTGGCCCACTTGCTCGCGCAACAGAAGGAGCTGACCCGTCTCGAGGCCGAGATGGTCGCTGGCGGGAACGATGCCGCTGTCGGGAACGCCGGCGGGGCCGGGGGCATAGCCGAGACTGGGAACGCTGCTGGCGAGACCGCTGGGGCTGGCGATACTGCCGTAGCTGGAAACACCGGCCGCAGCGTTGAAGACACCCTGGAGCGCTACGGCGCGCTGCAGGCTCGCTTCGAAGAGGCCGGGGGGTACACTTACGAGACGCGCATCCGACAGGTGCTCACGGGTCTGGGCTTCTCCCCCGACGAATACGCCCTACCCCTGACGTGCCTTTCGGGCGGACAGCGCACCCGGGCCCTTCTGGCGCGTTTATTGATAGAGAAGCCGGGTCTATTGATTCTCGACGAGCCGACCAATCATCTCGACGTCTCTGCCGTTGAATGGCTGGAAAGTTACATCAGAGACTGGGACGGCGCCGTCCTCATCGTCTCACACGACCGCTATCTCCTCGACAAGGTCTGCAACAACGTCTGGGAAATGAGCAGGGCCGGGGTCGAGGCCTATCGCGGCAACTATAGCCACTACCTGCGCCAGCGTCAGGAGCGCTGGGATCGGCGTTCGACGGAGTTCGAGGCCGAGAAGGCTCGCCTCGAGAAAGAAATGGACTACGTCAAGCGGAACATCGCCGCGCAAAACGTAGCTCAAGCCAGGGGGCGTCTCAAACGCATGAGCCGCCAGATTCAGGCCATCGAACAGATTGGACTGGACGCCATGCGGGGTAGGAAGTGGCTCAACATAAGTGAGGACGTGCAGACAACTACGGGTGTGATGACTGCGGAGGAGGCAGAACGACGGATCAAGTCCCTGCGCAATCCAATCCATCGCCCGAAAGAACTCAAGTTCAGACTTGCGGCCGGTCAGCGCGGCGGGAACATCGTACTTCGCACCCGTGACCTGGCTGTCGGTTATCCCGGCAATCATCTTTTCACCGTCCCCGACATCGACCTCCAGCGCCTCGGGTGTGTCGCTCTCATCGGTCCCAACGGCTCCGGCAAGACCACGTTTCTTAAAGTCATCCTCGGCAAGCTTCCCCCTCTCAGCGGTGAGGCGCAAGTCGGGGCCAGTCTTGACGTCGGCTACTTCGCTCAGGCTCACGAGGGTCTCAATCTGGACAACACACTTATGCAGGAGATCGAGTCGGTCGCTCCCCGCATGCTGGTTGACGCGATCCGAGGCTACCTTGCCCGCTACCTCTTCACCGGTGAGGACGTCTTCAAGAAAGTCCAAGTCCTCTCGGGTGGCGAGCGCGGACGCCTGGCGCTCGCGAAGCTTGCCTTGAGCAACGCCAACCTCTTGCTCCTCGACGAGCCGACCAATCACCTCGACATCCCTTCCCAGGAAGTTCTCCAAAACGTGCTGGTCGACTTCGACGGGACAATCATCCTGGTTTCGCACGATCGCTTCCTGATCGACGCTCTGGCGACTCAGGTCTGGGAGATCGATAGAGATCACGCCGTCCTCAAGATTTTCGAGGGAACCTACAGCGAGTATCGCGCGAGTGGAGGGTCTCCCGGAGTTTCAGGTACGGCGGCGCGCGCGCCGGCAGTGGGCAGTTCTGCGGCGCAAGGCTCGGCGGCGGGTGGTTCTGCGATGCGCGACTCGATCACGCGCGGTCCTGCCCTCCAAGGTCCGACGTCGCAGGGCCCCGCGGCGCCAAGTTCAGCGGCACCACGCTCGGCGGCGGACGACTCTCATTTACAGAAAGGTGACGCTTTCCGCAAGGCTCGCGCTGCCAAGAACCGCGAGATCGCCGAGGAGCGCCGTGCCCTCGCTCGGGAAAGGCGCCGCAAGGCTCGCATTGCAGAACTCGAAGGCCGCATTGCGATTCTACAAGAAGAAGTTACTCGTCTCGGAGGAAGTCTCGCCGATCCCCCGTCCGACCGGGCCGAGATCCTACGTTTGGGCGAAGAGTACATGCGCACAGAGAGCGAGATGGAGGCGCTCATCGCCGAGTGGGAGAACTTACAGGGGTGA
- a CDS encoding efflux RND transporter periplasmic adaptor subunit gives MRKRVIILVIIAIVAALVANRMWQQSRRPASKSIAELQGERGTPVSVEPVRRGEISESVQLTGTVEGIVQSDLVSRISERVVSVRVSVGQYVKNGQLLIQFDTTNPTAQYRQAKAAFEDAEKDFARMKALLEQGAISEQAFEKTRMGLEVARANFEAASSVVDITAPIDGVVTSVNVREGEVVAAGKLMCTVAQLNKVKVVVTASESEILGLTKGAEATISSSEGRSVTGSVSSISSSADPITRTFRVEITAGNDSRTLKPGSFATVVVRTGHKKDALLVPSGAVLDQQGKRVVFVVTKNNTAQLRPVTVGIVNQESIEILSGLTQDEVVVTSGHERLKGGEKLNVLKTQ, from the coding sequence ATGAGAAAGAGAGTAATCATCCTCGTGATCATCGCCATCGTCGCCGCGCTCGTCGCCAATCGCATGTGGCAGCAATCCAGAAGGCCGGCGAGCAAGAGCATCGCGGAACTTCAAGGCGAGAGAGGGACTCCCGTCTCCGTAGAACCCGTCCGTCGAGGCGAAATCTCTGAGTCCGTCCAGCTCACTGGAACGGTCGAGGGGATCGTGCAGTCTGATTTGGTGAGCAGGATCTCCGAACGCGTGGTGAGTGTGCGAGTCAGTGTGGGGCAGTACGTAAAGAACGGGCAGCTCCTCATCCAATTCGACACGACCAATCCGACGGCCCAATACCGGCAGGCGAAAGCCGCGTTCGAGGATGCCGAGAAGGATTTCGCGAGGATGAAGGCGTTGCTAGAACAGGGCGCCATATCCGAGCAGGCGTTCGAGAAAACCCGGATGGGTCTCGAGGTCGCTAGAGCCAACTTCGAGGCAGCGAGCTCCGTCGTGGATATCACGGCACCGATCGACGGAGTCGTGACTTCCGTGAACGTTCGCGAAGGCGAAGTGGTTGCGGCCGGAAAGCTCATGTGCACTGTGGCTCAATTGAACAAGGTGAAGGTCGTGGTCACTGCCAGCGAGTCCGAGATTCTCGGGTTGACGAAGGGTGCCGAGGCCACGATAAGCTCGTCGGAGGGACGGTCCGTCACCGGTTCCGTTTCCAGTATTTCCTCCTCGGCCGATCCGATTACGAGAACGTTCCGGGTCGAGATTACTGCCGGCAACGATTCTCGGACACTGAAGCCCGGCTCGTTTGCGACGGTGGTGGTCAGAACCGGACACAAGAAAGACGCCCTGCTCGTTCCTTCCGGCGCCGTTCTAGACCAGCAGGGAAAACGCGTGGTCTTTGTCGTGACCAAGAACAATACGGCTCAACTTCGACCCGTGACCGTTGGGATTGTGAATCAGGAGTCGATCGAGATACTGAGTGGTCTGACGCAAGACGAAGTGGTCGTCACCTCGGGCCACGAACGCTTGAAGGGTGGAGAGAAACTCAACGTACTCAAGACTCAATGA
- a CDS encoding ATP-binding protein, whose protein sequence is MSNERIDKSNGMRVRAFLRGAEVNLDQKRVVLIFRWLLILVVIALMFSAENGTVSLTKSLLLAGLFMLTNVALSFVPLRFFGRLVVQGPMLVVDIALVTAAIYASGNLTSDLYFLYLLTIFLAALNSDIRTSVLSSLVVILLYGGISSWQMDANQFLTTNFLLKIPFFLLTAVFSGFLVSQARLREKEKEETARSNVLLQKELEKAQDTEERTREELWEQYQHNENVLESLNTGVLVIGSHQIVTTFNAEASRVTGLPKDSVVGKPLGKVPELTEFNSLLTKVTEEGRVCAQDEIAVTTPGGRTVPIGISTAVLHDSEQNPCGAIAIFKDLTERKEMKRKLKRSEHMALLGEMAASVAHEIRNPLNSIWGFAQLIVERTEEGDKRKLFAQVVIEESQRIERIVNDTLVFSREGPKLTDSVDISEVIASSVAALSEKAEKASVKIDLDLDPNLSLVKGSKGQLEQVFGNLILNAIQAMPEGGDVYVATGTRDGWVEATVRDTGPGIAPEIIDKIFLPFITTKQDGTGLGLPVCHRIIEDHGGNIEVESEPGYGATFKVAVPVFRNAHETRTETVSST, encoded by the coding sequence ATGTCAAACGAGAGAATCGACAAGAGCAACGGAATGAGGGTGCGGGCGTTCCTACGCGGAGCGGAAGTGAATCTGGATCAGAAGCGCGTGGTCCTCATCTTTCGCTGGCTACTGATCCTGGTTGTGATCGCGCTCATGTTCTCCGCGGAAAACGGCACAGTGTCACTCACCAAGAGCCTTCTGCTCGCCGGCCTCTTCATGCTTACTAACGTCGCTCTCTCTTTCGTGCCCCTGCGGTTCTTTGGCAGGCTCGTCGTGCAAGGACCAATGCTGGTCGTAGACATCGCCCTTGTCACGGCCGCCATCTACGCCTCCGGTAACCTGACGAGCGACCTATATTTCTTGTATCTCCTTACGATCTTCCTCGCCGCCCTGAACAGCGACATCAGGACGAGCGTGTTGTCGTCGCTTGTGGTCATACTTCTCTACGGCGGAATATCTTCCTGGCAAATGGACGCGAATCAATTCCTGACCACGAACTTCCTGCTCAAGATCCCCTTCTTCCTGCTGACGGCCGTGTTTTCTGGCTTCCTCGTGTCGCAGGCGAGATTGAGAGAAAAGGAAAAGGAGGAGACTGCTCGCTCCAATGTTCTTCTCCAGAAGGAACTGGAGAAAGCGCAAGATACGGAAGAAAGAACCCGCGAAGAGCTCTGGGAGCAGTATCAGCACAATGAAAACGTCCTCGAGAGTCTCAACACCGGCGTTCTCGTAATAGGATCTCACCAAATCGTAACAACTTTCAACGCGGAAGCCTCGCGCGTGACGGGTCTTCCCAAGGATTCCGTCGTCGGGAAACCGCTCGGCAAGGTGCCGGAGCTTACGGAGTTCAACTCGCTTCTCACAAAGGTCACGGAAGAGGGAAGGGTGTGCGCGCAAGACGAGATAGCCGTGACGACACCCGGGGGAAGAACTGTTCCGATCGGCATTTCGACCGCCGTCCTTCACGACTCCGAACAGAACCCGTGCGGCGCCATCGCAATATTCAAAGACCTCACGGAGCGCAAGGAGATGAAGCGAAAGCTCAAGAGATCCGAACACATGGCCCTGCTCGGTGAGATGGCGGCTTCCGTGGCTCACGAAATAAGAAATCCATTGAACTCCATCTGGGGCTTCGCTCAACTCATAGTTGAAAGGACCGAAGAGGGCGACAAGCGGAAGCTCTTTGCGCAGGTGGTGATAGAAGAATCGCAAAGGATAGAGAGGATAGTAAACGACACGTTGGTGTTTTCGAGGGAGGGTCCGAAGCTCACAGATTCGGTCGACATCAGCGAGGTCATTGCGTCGTCCGTGGCCGCGCTCTCTGAAAAGGCCGAGAAAGCTTCGGTCAAGATCGACCTCGACCTTGACCCAAACCTTTCTCTCGTGAAGGGAAGCAAGGGGCAGCTTGAGCAGGTGTTCGGTAATCTGATTCTCAACGCCATCCAGGCCATGCCGGAGGGCGGAGACGTTTACGTCGCCACGGGAACGCGCGACGGCTGGGTGGAGGCGACCGTGAGGGACACCGGACCGGGAATAGCGCCCGAGATTATCGACAAGATCTTTCTCCCGTTCATCACGACAAAGCAGGACGGAACCGGTCTTGGTCTTCCGGTCTGTCACAGAATAATCGAAGACCATGGTGGAAACATAGAGGTCGAGAGCGAACCCGGATACGGAGCCACGTTCAAAGTAGCCGTGCCGGTCTTTCGCAACGCACACGAAACTAGAACGGAAACCGTGTCTTCGACATGA
- a CDS encoding tetratricopeptide repeat protein: protein MDEIDSIHQQTQGLSTIQLIDMERALKKEVQHFTNLSKAEKARFRSKILKEFPSDEDKLDVLRRIPGLELVSRATSILQRAKCKHPADFDDWPLARMLVHMGMQLARLGEEDLAAWALEYGVEESPDAADAMNSLAIIYTHKGKYDLALEWARRAVSSSPKMPHPLNSLGNVYKTMGAELTKSGQEAKAGEYYELALDAFERAIALAPDHPPTYFNRGYLWLLMGEKDKAVQDLKTCLSHDTNEVSRRNTVRLLESIGTAETEVARNSRIKEVGEGILELESQYRKDRVTILREGKPAAMYKGNFRTKLVGSFAPDDLAVLDEARRLAGETTILIVLKFEPPGMDLYKVEGVGSRCFIATAAFDSPLASEVATLSRFRDEVLLHSRLGAFAVRLYYFVSPSLAGFVSSSTVTKFVARLVLGPIVRWARKRSDL, encoded by the coding sequence ATGGACGAAATCGACAGCATTCACCAACAAACGCAAGGTCTGTCGACAATTCAGCTGATTGATATGGAACGCGCACTGAAGAAGGAAGTGCAGCACTTCACAAACCTCTCGAAAGCGGAGAAAGCCCGCTTTCGGAGCAAGATCCTCAAGGAATTTCCGAGCGACGAGGATAAACTTGACGTTCTTCGCCGAATTCCGGGGCTTGAGCTTGTTAGTCGCGCCACTTCTATTCTGCAAAGAGCGAAGTGCAAGCATCCCGCCGATTTTGACGACTGGCCTCTTGCTCGCATGTTGGTGCATATGGGAATGCAGCTTGCAAGACTCGGTGAGGAGGATCTCGCGGCTTGGGCTCTCGAATATGGTGTTGAAGAATCGCCCGACGCTGCTGATGCGATGAATTCCCTCGCCATCATATACACCCACAAAGGGAAGTACGATTTGGCATTGGAGTGGGCAAGACGGGCAGTGTCCTCATCGCCAAAGATGCCGCATCCACTCAACAGTCTAGGAAACGTGTACAAGACGATGGGGGCAGAGCTTACCAAATCCGGGCAGGAGGCGAAAGCTGGAGAGTACTACGAGCTCGCACTAGACGCATTTGAGAGGGCCATTGCTCTGGCTCCTGATCACCCTCCGACTTACTTCAATCGAGGCTACCTGTGGCTGCTCATGGGGGAGAAAGACAAGGCTGTTCAGGATCTCAAAACTTGTCTCAGTCACGACACGAATGAAGTGTCGCGCAGGAATACCGTACGACTGTTGGAATCGATTGGCACAGCGGAGACAGAGGTTGCCAGAAACTCCAGAATCAAGGAAGTTGGGGAAGGCATACTCGAACTCGAGAGCCAATACAGGAAGGATCGCGTCACGATTCTGAGAGAAGGAAAACCAGCAGCCATGTACAAAGGCAACTTCCGAACTAAGCTAGTCGGCTCCTTCGCTCCGGATGACCTGGCAGTTCTCGATGAGGCCAGAAGATTGGCTGGGGAAACAACAATACTCATAGTGCTGAAGTTCGAGCCCCCGGGTATGGACCTGTACAAGGTGGAAGGTGTAGGTTCGCGCTGTTTCATCGCAACTGCTGCGTTTGACTCTCCGCTGGCATCAGAGGTGGCGACACTAAGTAGATTTCGGGATGAAGTGTTATTACACTCCCGCCTCGGTGCATTCGCAGTCAGACTCTATTATTTTGTTTCCCCATCTTTGGCAGGGTTTGTTTCCAGCAGTACGGTTACCAAGTTTGTCGCCAGACTGGTCCTCGGACCCATTGTGCGGTGGGCAAGGAAAAGGTCTGATCTTTGA